The window CCATCGCAAAACTAAACCGTGACCCACCATGTTTGCCTTTCCCCAAACCGCGCCCCACGATGCCCACCTTCCCCATCACACACTAAACCGCGCCCCACGATGCCCACCTTCCCCATCACACACTAAACCGCGCCCCACCATGCCCACCTTCCCCATCACACACTAAACCGCGCCCCACCATGCCCACCTTCCCCATCACACACTAAACCGCGCCCCACGATGCCCACCTTCCCCATCACACACTAAACCGCGCCCCACGATGCCCACCTTCCCCATCACACACTAAACCGCGCCCCACCATGCCTGCCTTCCCCATCGCAACACAACTCTCTCCACCTTACATTCATGCAACATCCTACACCAATCACCTACACAACCTTGGGAGCCCGTCCCCTCCCCCAATACTCCCAGCAACCTCACAAGTCACCAAAACTCCAGCCAGCGCCCACCCTCAACCCTCCTGCCCCCTTTCCCCCAGTCACCAACACCCCTGCCAGTTTTTCCCCCCAACACACCCTATAGAGCCCTCATTCCCCACCAATGATGCACACTCCTCATAGTCCCCGCATGCTGCATGACGGTGACACCACGCGCTGCCTCTGCCCCAAGCTGCCATTTTCCCCTCCGTTGCCCCCTTACGTTGCAGGTGAACACGTCCGTCTGTCCACTCTCCAGCATCTCATCAAACTGCTCGTCAGTGACGCTGTGACCGGCTGTGAAACAAAACAGGAAGGTTAGTGGGGTCCTCCACTACAGCCCCCCGATATGTGCAGGAATGCTCAGCCACGTACTGATCTGCAGCTGCCGCTTGATCCTCTTCACGTTGTTGTCTCTGTACTGCGTCTGCACCAGGTTGCACTGGTTCAGAATTTCAAAGAATTGCTGAGAGAGGACGGCGTGCTGCAAGACGGGAGACGGTGCGATCAGCGGACCCGAGCCCAGGGGTGAAGCCCCCGCCCCGCCCCCACCCCGAAGGGTCAGTAGGACTATACCTGAGTCTTCTTCATCCGCAGGTGCACCGACCGCCTcacctcctcatcatcctcctttaTCTCAATGACTGTAATGATGGAGGAACCAAGGTGAGACAGGGACAGGTGAAggactctctcccccccccccccccccgaagccccaacTACCGCCCTCACCGCCCTCTGGACCTGACAGCCGGCCCGACGTCTCCATCCCCTCACCAGGCCCCAGTTACCAGAGATAACCATCCTCCCCCAGCACTCAGGCACTGGCTCCAATGTACCAGTCCACTTCACCGGATATAACCGCGAAGCACCAGCCCCACACCGGGGCCCCCACAAGTGTCATCTCTAGCCCCACACCAGGGCCCCCCCAAGCAATAGCCCTAGCCCCACACCGGGGCCCCCCCAAGCAATAGCCCTAGCCCCACACCGGGGTCCCCCAAGCAatagccccgccccccccccccaatatctgCCTAGCCCCCCCCTTCAAGCTTCAGCCCTGACCCCACCAAAGGGTCCTAGCTTCTGCCCTGACCCCACACTGGGGCCTCCCAACATCCGCCCTGGCCCCACCACATAGTCCAAGCTTCAGCTCTAGCCCCACCCCGGGCCCCAAGCTCCATACCGAGCCCCGAGCGCCAGACTCTACCCCAAGCCGATGCCTTACCCCACCATCCAGGGACCCCCTTCCGGCCCGCTGCACTTACTCTGTAGCTTACTCCGGATTTCCTTTGCGATGCGTTTTATCTCTTCCCGCAGAGTTTGTAAATCTTTCTTCATACCTGAGAATAGAACAAGCATCGGGATTAATGACAACCCGAGCGCCGACTAACCGAGAAAGCAAACAGGAACAGAGAGCTGCAGATCGCGAGCACGAGCCGAGCACGGAGTCACCGCGTCACCCGTACCGATGGCAGCACGGTCACCACCGGAGTATGGGAAGGTGGCCGGGGATGTGAGGCGCTCTGCCTCTTGGCCACTGCACAGGGTGCAGGAGAGGCGGCAGCAACGGCCTCGCTGGTCACGTCAGCGCTGGGGCCCGGCGGCCGGTCACTTACTGTCATCCGGTAGCGGCTGGCTCAGGATCTTCACCTGACTGGACTCCAGCTCCGACACTTTGCTGCTCAGGACGCTCATCGAGTCCCGGATCTCACGAGTCTAAAGAAAAAGACAGTGCGGGTGAGGAGAGGCGCCCCCTGCTGGCCACTGTGTAACATGACAGTCAGTAATGCCGCCGCTACCATCCTGAAGAACTGGTGGTCCGTCTCCGACTCATCGCTGCCGCCATTCGACATCGAGATGAAGACTTTTTGCTCATCGGGTTCTGAGTCGCTGTCGCCCTGAAACAGAAAAACAGAACAGGGGGGTGAAGAATAATGCAACCAGAGAAGAGAGACCCAGAAATCAAGGACAAGGGGGTCCCCAGCGAGAGGAGACTTTCTGTAGGACCCCCAACCCTCACCTTTCCTTAAAGGACCAATTTCCATTTATTAATAGATCAGGATACAGCAGTAGGACATGCTGCAGCTCGCAGTCCCAGAGCCCCCCACCCGCTGCAATGTGCGGTCCCAGAGCCCCCCCACCCGCTGCAATGTGCGGTCCCAGAGCCCCCCCACCCGCTGCAATGTGCGGTCCCAGAGCCCCCCCACCCGCTGCAATGTGCGGTCCCAGAGCCCCCCCACCCGCTGCAATGTGCGGTCCCAGAGCCCCCCCACCCGCTGCAATGTGCGGTCCCAGAGCCCCCCCACCCGCTGGGACGCGTAGTCCTGCCGCCCACAGAGCCCCGCTGGGACGCGTAGTCCTGCCGCCCACAGAGCCCCGCTGGGACGCGTAGTCCTGCCGCCCACAGAGCCCCGCTGGGACGCGTAGTCCTGCCGCCCACAGAGCCCCGCTGGGACGCGTAGTCCTGCCGCCCACAGAGCCCCGCTGGGACGCGTAGTCCTGCCGCCCACAGAGCCCCGCTGGGACGCGTAGTCCTGCCGCCCACAGAGCCCCGCTGGGACGCGTAGTCCTGCCGCCCACAGAGCCCCGCTGGGACGCGTAGTCCTGCCGCCCACAGAGCCCCGCTGGGACGCGTAGTCCTGCCGCCCACAGAGCCCCGCTGGGACGCGTAGTCCTGCCGCCCACAGAGCCCCGCTGGGACGCGTAGTCCTGCCGCCCCCAGAGCATGCTGGGACGCGTAGTCCTGCAGCCGCAGTGGTCAGTCTGGGCAGGGTGTCTCGCTGTCGCCCCCAGAGCCCCGCTGGGACGTGTAGTCCTGCCGCCACAGAGCATGCTGGGACGTGTAGTCCTGCCGCCACAGAGCATGCTGGGACGTGTAGTCCTGCCGCCACAGAGCATGCTGGGACGCGTAGTCCTGCCGCCACAGAGCCTGCTGGGACGCGTAGTCCTGCCACCCACAGAGCCTGCTGGGACGCGTAGTCCTGCCACCCACAGAGCCTGCTGGGACGCGTAGTCCTGCCACCCACAGAGCCTGCTGGGACGCGTAGTCCTGCCGCCACAGAGCCCCGCTGGGACGCGTAGTCCTGCCGCCCACAGAGCCTGCTGGGACGCGCAGTCCTGACGCCCACAGAGCCCCGCTGGGACGCGTAGTCCTGACGCCCACAGAGCCCCGCTGGGACGCGTAGTCCTGACGCCCACAGAGCCCCGCGTAGTCCTGACGCCCACAGAGCCCCGCGTAGTCCTGACGCCCACAGAGCCCCGCGTAGTCCTGACGCCCACAGAGCCCCGCGTAGTCCTGACGCCCACAGAGCCCCGCGTAGTCCTGACGCCCACAGAGCCCCGCGTAGTCCTGACGCCCACAGAGCCCCGCGTAGTCCTGACGCCCACAGAGCCCCGCGTAGTCCTGACGCCCACAGAGCCCCGCGTAGTCCTGACGCCCACAGAGCCCCGCGTAGTCCTGACGCCCACAGAGCCCCGCGTAGTCCTGACGCCCACAGAGCCCCGCGTAGTCCTGACGCCCACAGAGCCCCGCGTAGTCCTGACGCCCACAGAGCCCCGCGTAGTCCTGACGCCCACAGAGCCCCGCGTAGTCCTGACGCCCACAGAGCCCCGCGTAGTCCTGACGCCCACAGAGCCCCGCGTAGTCCTGACGCCCACAGAGCCCCGCGTAGTCCTGACGCCCACAGAGCCCCGCTGGGACGCGTAGTCCTGACGCCCACAGAGCCCCGCTGGGACGCGTAGTCCTGACGCCCACAGAGCCCCGCTGGGACGCGTAGTCCTGACGCCCACAGAGCCCCGCTGGGACGCGTAGTCCTGACGCCCACAGAGCCCCGCTGGGACGCGTAGTCCTGACGCCCACAGAGCCCCGCTGGGACGCGTAGTCCTGACGCCCACAGAGCCCCGCTGGGACGCGTAGTCCTGACGCCCACAGAGCCCCGCTGGGACGCGTAGTCCTGACGCCCACAGAGCCCCGCTGGGACGCGTAGTCCTGACGCCCACAGAGCCCCGCTGGGACGCGTAGTCCTGACGCCCACAGAGCCCCGCTGGGACGCGTAGTCCTGACGCCCACAGAGCCCCGCTGGGACGCGTAGTCCTGACGCCCACAGAGCCCCGCTGGGACGCGTAGTCCTGACGCCCACAGAGCCCCGCTGGGACGCGTAGTCCTGACGCCCACAGAGCCCCGCTGGGACGCGTAGTCCTGACGCCCACAGAGCCCCGCTGGGACGCGTAGTCCTGACGCCCACAGAGCCCCGCTGGGACGCGTAGTCCTGACGCCCACAGAGCCCCGCTGGGACGCGTAGTCCTGACGCCCACAGAGCCCCGCTGGGACGCGTAGTCCTGACGCCCACAGAGCCCCGCTGGGACGCGTAGTCCTGACGCCCACAGAGCCCCGCTGGGACGCGTAGTCCTGACGCCCACAGAGCCCCGCTGGGACGCGTAGTCCTGACGCCCACAGAGCCCCGCTGGGACGCGTAGTCCTGACGCCCACAGAGCCCCGCTGGGACGCGTAGTCCTGACGCCCACAGAGCCCCGCTGGGACGCGTAGTCCTGACGCCCACAGAGCATGCTGGGACGTGTAGTCCTGACGCCACAGAGCCTGCTGGGACGTGTAGTCCTGCCACCCCCAGAGCATGCTGGGACGTGTAGTCCTGTCGCCCCCAGAGCATGCTGGGACGTGTAGTCCTGTCGCCCCCAGAGCATGCTGGGACGTGTAGTCCTGCCGCCACAGAGCCTGCTGGGACGTGTAGTCCTGACGCCACAGAGCCTGCTGGGACGTGTAGTCCTGACGCCACAGAGCCTGCTGGGACGTGTAGTCCTGACGCCACAGAGCCTGCTGGGACGTGTAGTCCTGCCACCCCCAGAGCATGCTGGGACGTGTAGTCCTGCCGCCACAGAGCCTGCTGGGACGTGTAGTCCTGCCGCCACAGAGCCTGCTGGGACGTGTAGTCCTGACACCCCCAGAGCATGCTGGGACGTGTAGTCCTGACGCCACAGAGCATGCTGGGACGTGTAGTCCTGACGCCACAGAGCATGCTGGGACGTGTAGTCCTGACGCCACAGAGCATGCTGGGACGTGTAGTCCTGACGCCACAGAGCATGCTGGGACGTGTAGTCCTGCCGCCCCCAGAGCCTGCTGGGACGTGTAGTCCTGACGCCACAGAGCATGCTGGGACGTGTAGTCCTGACGCCACAGAGCATGCTGGGACGTATAGTCCTGACGCCCCCAGAGCCTGCTGGGACGTGTAGTCCTGACGCCACAGAGCATGCTGGGACGTGTAGTCCTGTCGCCACAGAGCATGCTGGGACGTGTAGTCCTGACGCCCCCAGAGCCTGCTGGGACGTGTAGTCCTGACGCCACAGAGCCTGCTGGGACGTGTAGTCCTGACGCCACAGAGCCTGCTGGGACGTGTAGTCCTGACGCCACAGAGCATGCTGGGACGTGTAGTCCTGACGCCACAGAGCATGCTGGGACGTGTAGTCCTGACGCCACAGAGCATGCTGGGACGTGTAGTCCTGACGCCCCCAGAGCCTGCTGGGACGTGTAGTCCTGACGCCCCCAGAGCATGCTGGGACGTGTAGTCCTGACGCCCCCAGAGCATGCTGGGACGTATAGTCCTGACGCCCTCAGAGCATGCTGGGACGTGTAGTCCTGACGCCCCCAGAGCATGCTGGGACGTATAGTCCTGCCGCCCCCAGAGCCTGCTGGGACGTGTAGTCCTGACGCCACAGAGCCTGCTGGGACGTGTAGTCCTGCCACCCCCCAGAGCATGCTGGGACGTGTAGTCCTGACGCCCCCAGAGCCTGCTGGGACGTGTAGTCCTGCCACCCCCAGAGCCTGCTGGGACGTGTAGTCCTGACGCCCACAGAGCCTGCTGGGACGTGTAGTCCTGCCACCCCCAGAGCATGCTGGGACGTGTAGTCCTGCAGCCGCAGTGGTCAGTCTGGGCAGGGTGTCTCGCTGTCGCCCCCTGCTGGCCGCTCACCTCGTTCAGCTCCTTGGTCCGGTCCCTCATTCTGCTCCAGATACAGGGTCACTCCTCTCCACAACACTTCTCACAACTTTCTGCTACTTCCACTGCTACTGCGCATGCTCTGCCCCGGCCACGCCCACTGCATCCTTCCTGCGGCTGAAGAACCATAGACGAGAGCGAGGCGGCCGGCGCAGAGGATGCCGGGATACTGGAGGACCGGAGCAGTAGAATGTCCCGGAGGGTAGTCCTCCTCACGGCGGGGGTGCGGGCGGCGGACACTCGTGTCCCGGGTATTCTCCGGACTATCAgaatgttctataaactcatttgaATCAGTACATGAGGCAGAAAACAATGACGTCCTGTTCTCTGGTCACATGACCGCTgagggctgtgattggctgcagtcgtcAGGTGACTGTTCAAAGCCACCTGATCAAAGGAGCCAATCAGAGGCTGTAGTGTTCAGGTGACCGAAGAACGGGACATCATCGTTCTGTGGAGACGACCGAAGCCGCCATTACTGGGGCCAGAACCAGCAGCAGCAGGACATGGTATTATATTATACCCGGCCCCTGTAACAATGCCATGAATCTTGTGTTCTGTGAGACGCCTTCTGCTTGTCAAGGACAATGGTGAATCTGCTGGGAAAACAGGAACGCGGAGTGCGGGGACCCAGTGTACGGGACGCGGAGGACGGGGACCCAGTGTACGGGACGCGGAGTGCGGGGACCCAGTGTACGGAACGCGGAGGACGGGGACCCAGTGTACGGGACGCGGAGTGCGGGGACCGAGTGTACGGGACGCGGAGTGCGGGGACCCAGTGTACGGGACACGGAGTGCGGGGACCCAGTGTACGGGACGCGGAGGACGGGGACCCAGTGTACGGGACGCGGAGGACGGGGACCCAGTGTACGGGACGCGGAGTGCGGGGACCGAGTGTACGGGACGCGGAGGACGGGGACCCAGTGTACGGAACGCGGAGGACGGGGACCCAGTGTACGGGACGCGGAGTGCGGGGACCGAGTGTACGGGACGCGGAGTGCGGGGACCCAGTGTACGGGACGCGGAGTGCGGGGACCCAGTGTACGGGACGCGGAGGACGGGGACCCAGTGTACGGGACGCGGAGGACGGGGACCCAGTGTACGGGACGCGGAGTGCGGGGACCGAGTGTACGGGACGCGGAGGACGGGGACCCAGTGTACGGGACGCGGAGTGCGGGGACCCAGTGTACGGGACGCGGAGTGCGGGGACCGAGTGTACGGGACGCGGAGTGCGGGGACCGAGTGTACGGGACGCGGAGTGCGGGGACCGAGTGTACGGGACGCGGAGTGCGGGGACCGAGTGTACGGGACGCGGAGTGCGGGGACCGAGTGTACGGGACGCGGAGTGCGGGGACCGAGTGTACGGGACGCGGAGTGCGGGGACCGAGTGTACGGGACGCGGAGTGCGGGGACCGAGTGTACGGGACGCGGAGTGCGGGGACCGAGTGTACGGGACGCGGAGTGCGGGGACCGAGTGTACGGGACGCGGAGTGCGGGGACCGAGTGTACGGGACGCGGAGTGCGGGGACCGAGTGTACGGGACGCGGAGTGCGGGGACCGAGTGTACGGGACGCGGAGTGCGGGGACCGAGTGTACGGGACGCGGAGTGCGGGGGACCGAGTGTACGGGGACGCGGAGTGCGGGGACCGAGTGTACGGGACGCGGAGTGCGGGGACCGAGTGTACGGGACGCGGAGTGCGGGGACCGAGTGTACGGGACGCGGAGTGCGGGGACCGAGTGTACGGGACGCGGAGTGCGGGGACCGAGTGTACGGGACGCGGAGTGCGGGGGACCCGAGTGTACGGGACGCGGAGTGCGGGGGACCCGGTGTACGGGACGCGGAGTGCGGGGACCCGGTGTACGGGACGCGGAGTGCGGGGACCCGGTGTACGGGACGCGGAGTGCGGGGACCCGGTGTACGGGACGCGGAGTGCGGGGACCCGGTGTACGGGACGCGGAGTGCGGGGACCCGGTGTACGGGACGCGGAGTGCGGGGACCCGGTGTACGGGACGCGGAGTGCGGGGACCCGGTGTACGGGACGCGGAGTGCGGGGGACCCGGTGTACGGGACGCGGAGTGCGGGGACCCGGTGTACGGGACGCGGAGTGCGGGGACCCGGTGTACGGGACGCGGAGTGCGGGGACCCGGTGTACGGGGACGCGGAGTGCGGGGACCCCGGTGTACGGGACGCGGAGTGCGGGGACCCGGTGTACGGGACGCGGAGTGCGGGGACCCGGTGTACGGGACGCGGAGTGCGGGGACCCGGTGTACGGGACGCGGAGTGCGGGGACCCGGTGTACGGGACGCGGAGTGCGGGGGACCCGGTGTACGGGACGCGGAGTGCGGGGACCCGGTGTACGGGACGCGGAGTGCGGGGACCCGGTGTACGGACGCGGAGTGCGGGGACCCCGGTGTACGGGACGCGGAGTGCGGGGACCCGGTGTACGGGACGCGGAGTGCGGGGACCCGGTTGTACGGGACGCGGAGTGCGGGGACCCGGTGTACGGGACGCGGAGTGCGGGGACCCGGTGTACGGGACGCGGAGTGCGGGGACCCGGTGTACGGGACGCGGAGTGCGGGGACCCGGTGTACGGGACGCGGAGTGCGGGGACCCGGTGTACGGGACGCGGAGTGCGGGGACCCGGTGTACGGGACGCGGAGTGCGGGGACCCGGTGTACGGGACGCGGAGTGCGGGGGACCCGGTGTACGGGACGCGGAGTGCGGGGACCCGGTGTACGGGACGCGGAGTGCGGGGGACCCGGTGTACGGGACGCGGAGTGCGGGGACCCGGTGTACGGGACGCGGAGTGCGGGGACCCGGTGTACGGGACGCGGAGTGCGGGGACCCGGTGTACGGGACGCGGAGTGCGGGGACCCGGTGTACGGGACGCGGAGTGCGGGGACCCGGTGTACGGGACGCGGAGTGCGGGGACCCGGTGCACGGGCCTCGGAGTGCGGGGAGCCGGTGCACGGGCCTCGGAGTGCGGGGAGCCGGTGCACGGGCCTCGGAGTGCGGGGAGCCGGTGCACGGGCCTCGGAGTGCGGGGGAGCCGGTGCACGGGCCTCGGAGTGCGGGGAGCCGGTGCACGGGCCTCGGAGTGCGGGGAGCCGGTGCACGGGCCTCGGAGTGCGGGGAGCCGGTGCACGGGCCTCGGAGTGCGGGGAGCCGGTGCACGGGCCTCGGAGTGCGGGGAGCCGGTGCACGGGCCTCGGAGTGCGGGGAGCCGGTGCACGGGCCTCGGAGTGCGGGGAGCCGGTGCACGGGCCTCGGAGTGCGGGGAGCCGGTGCACGGGCCTCGGAGTGCGGGGAGCCGGTGCACGGGCCTCGGAGTGCGGGGAGCCGGTGCACGGGCCTCGGAGTGCGGGGAGCCGGTGCACGGGCCTCGGAGTGCGGGGAGCCGGTGCACGGGCCTCGGAGTGCGGGGAGCCGGTGCACGGGCCTCGGAGTGCGGGGAGCCGGTGCACGGGCCTCGGAGTGCGGGGAGCCGGTGCACGGGCCTCGGAGTGCGGGGGAGCCGGTGCACGGGCCTCGGAGTGCGGGGAGCCGGTGCACGGGCCTCGGAGTGCGGGGAGCCGGTGCACGGGCCTCGGAGTACGGGGAGCCCGGTGCACGGGCCGCGGAGTACGGGGACCCGGTGCACGGGGAAGAGCTGTACGGGGACGTGGAGTACAGCAATGCAGTGTACAGGGACGCGGAGTACGGGAAAGATGTACGGGGACGTGATTTACAGCAACGCGGTGTACAGGAACCCAGTGTACGGGACGCGGAGTAAAGGGGAAGAGATGTACGGGGATGTGGCGTACAGGAATGCGGTGTACAAGGATGAGGAGTATGGGGAAGAGATGTACGGGTGCGTGGAGTACAGCAACGCGGTGTACGTAGACGCGGAGTACAGCGACGCAAAGTATGAAACTGGTGTACGTGGTGTACAGGGTCGCGGAGTACGGGCCTAAGACCTGGTGTACGGGAATGTGGTGTATGGGGGACGTGGGCGTATGGACCCCGGTGTACGGAGATGTGGAGGACGGCTACACGGAGTACGGGCCCGGGACGTGGTGTACAGAGACACGGAGTAGGGGGACGTGGTGCACGGAGACGCGGTGTTTGGAGGAGCTGTGTACGGGAACACGGTATTCGGAGAGTGTTCAGAGTCTCGCCATTGACTTCACAGAACCCTCGGCAGCATTTATGActcaatgaaaaaacaaaaaactgctgCAAACCAGCAAACGAAGGGTTACAGGAATCTGATGACCCGTCCTTAGGATAGATCCCACACCCGCCACCGACTGCTCAGCATAACGCCGTGCAGTGGCCGCTCTCAGCTACTGCAGGTCAGCTATCaaagagaacggccactacacagagtACGGCGTTGCTGTGCTGATCGGTTACAAGGGTGAGGGGgtcaacctgtcagtgctcagaccatacactacagaggttacaggggtgaggggtccgcctgtcagtgctcagaccatacactacagaggttacaagggtgaggggtccgcctgtcagtgctcagaccatacactacagaggttacaagggtgaggggtccgcctgtcaatgctcagaccatacactacagaggttacaagggtgagggggtccgcctgtcagtgctcagaccatacactacagaggttacaaacgtgaggggtccgcctgtcagtgctcagaccatacactacagaggttacaagggtgaggggtccgcctgtcagtgctcagaccatacactacagaggttacaagggtgaggggtccgcctgtcagtgctcagaccatacactacagaggttacaggggtgaggggtccgcctgtcagtgctcagaccatacactacagaggttacaagggtgaggggtccgcctgtcagtgctcagaccatacactacagaggttacaagggtgaggggtccgcctgtcaatgctcagaccatacactacagaggttacaagggtgaggggtccgcctgtcaatgctcagaccatacactacagaggttacaaacgtgaggggtccgcctgtcagtgctcagaccatacactacagaggttacaggggtgaggggtccacctgtcagtgctcagccaTACACTACAGAGGTTACAAAGGTGAGGGGGTCCgcgtgtcagtgctcagaccatacactacagaggttacaagggtgaggggtccgcctgtcagtgctcagaccatacactacagaggttacaagggtgaggggtccacctgtcagtgctcagaccatacactacagaggttacaggggtgaggggtcccgcctgtcagtgctcagaccatacactacagaggttacaggggtgaggggtacacctgtcagtgctcagaccatacactacagaggttacaggggtgaggggtccacctgtcagtgctcagccaTACACTACAGAGGTTACAAAGGTGAGGGGTCCgcgtgtcagtgctcagaccatacactacagaggttacaggggtgaggggtacaccggtcagtgctcagaccatatgccgcacccTACATCACATTGCTTTGCATGGCTGCCATCCCAGAAGGAGgtctcttttaaccccttcagcccccgggcactttccgtttttgcgtttttgttttttgctccttttcttccaagagccgtaacttttttattattccgtcaatcttcccatatgagggcttgttttttgcgggacgagttgtacttttaaatgaaatcataagttttaccatatagtgtactggaaaacggcaaaaaaattccaagtgcggaaaaattgcaaaaaaaagtgggatcgtacaatagtttttgggatattttattcacggtgttcaccatatggtaaaactgatgtctgggtgtgatgcctcaggtcggtgcgagtttgtagacaccaaacatgtataggtttacttgtatctaaggggttaaaaaaaaattcacaagtttgtccaataaaagtggcgcacgttttgcgccattttccgaaacacgtagagttcttattttttgggatcaatggctcagtgatggcttattttttgcgtctcgagctgacgtttataatggtaccatttttgcgcagatgctacgttttgatcgcctgttattgcattttgcgcaaaacttgcggcgaccaaaaaacgtaattttggcgtttggaatttttttgccactacgccgtttaccaatcagaataattgattttatattttgatagatcgggcatttctgaacgcggcgataccaaatatgtgtatatttatttattttttaaccctttaattttcaatggggggaaaggggggtgatttgaacttttaggttttttttttttttttttattttttaaaacttttttttttacttttttttttttattttactagtccccctagggggctatagcaatcagcaatccgatcgctgatcgctatctgctgatcacagcaataccgctgtaatcagcagattcactcactttggttttccctctgctctcggccgagggaaaatgaaagtgaaagatcatagcagcaggcgtcatcacatgaccctgtgctacgatggcaaccaccgatagtcacgtgataacacacgtgacttccggtgggggggcggcggtgagtaacaaacatggccgctgcgcatttaaatcttgctgccagactttggcagcaagatttaaggggttaatggccgcgggtggaa is drawn from Anomaloglossus baeobatrachus isolate aAnoBae1 unplaced genomic scaffold, aAnoBae1.hap1 Scaffold_2921, whole genome shotgun sequence and contains these coding sequences:
- the LOC142266884 gene encoding syntaxin-4-like, producing MRDRTKELNEGDSDSEPDEQKVFISMSNGGSDESETDHQFFRMTREIRDSMSVLSSKVSELESSQVKILSQPLPDDSMKKDLQTLREEIKRIAKEIRSKLQIIEIKEDDEEVRRSVHLRMKKTQHAVLSQQFFEILNQCNLVQTQYRDNNVKRIKRQLQITGHSVTDEQFDEMLESGQTDVFTCNILKDTQVTKQALNEIEARHEEILKLEKSIVELHDMFMYLAMEVEAQGETIDSIEKNILHSTDYVEKAKKQLDQAVDNRQKARKKKVYIAICLAIFIIVVVLIVTVSLTT